The Comamonas sp. lk genome contains the following window.
GATGTCGTCAAGACCAAGGCAGCAGCCGGCAGCAGCAAGGCGCCTCAGGGCATGCTGGAGAACAAGGCGCTAGGCCTTACTTTGGGCGAGTTGACGGCGGCCCAGAAGAAGGAGTTGGGCGTCAAGGGCGGCGTTCGCGTGATGGCAGCCACCGATGCGGCTGCGCGCGTCGGTCTGCGCGAGGGCGATGTCATCCTGCAACTGGCCAATACCGAGGTGAACGATCTCAAGAGTTTTGAGAGTGCATGGGCCAAGGCGGATAAGGGTAAACCCGTAAATGTACTGGTGCGCCGTGGTGAATGGGCCCAGTACGTGCTGATTCGCCCCAGCAAATAAGCGGTGCCGGACAGGCAGGTATTTCGCTCTCTGAAAGACATGCTTGTCCCGCACTCGCAGTGCCCCTATGCCATTGGGTAGAATCCAACGCAAATGCATGGTGGTCGAACGCAAAAAAGCGGCTGATTTCAGCGCTTTGACAGCGGTGCAAAAGCCTTTGCAATTTCCGGAAGCTGATGGGCAAAAAGCTTGTTTCGTATTGTTGATAAACTGTATATAAGTGAATTCGACCAATACAAACAAACAATTGTCAAGCCTTGCTGGGTCTTGGTTTGCGGCCAGTTTTGCCTACAATGAAGTCCCAACTATCGCAGTTGCCAGAGATTGTTGGTTACGGGCGCGCCGCAAATGGACGCGCCCTTTTTTCTTTGGCATCCAGACCCCATTTTTCCAATTTTCTAGTCGTCTTTCTCGTTGATGAATCACATCCGTAACTTCTCCATCATTGCGCACATCGACCACGGCAAGTCGACACTGGCGGACCGTTTGATCCAGCGTTGTGGCGGCTTGGCCGAGCGCGATATGGAGGCGCAGGTGCTTGACTCGATGGACATCGAGAAAGAGCGCGGCATCACCATCAAGGCGCAAACGGCTGCGCTGCAGTACAAGGCCAAGGACGGCAATGTCTACAACCTGAACCTGATCGACACCCCCGGCCACGTGGACTTCTCATATGAAGTGTCGCGTTCGTTGTCGGCCTGCGAAGGCGCGCTGCTGGTGGTCGATGCCTCCCAGGGTGTGGAAGCGCAGACCGTGGCCAACTGCTACACGGCGCTGGATCTGGGCGTGGAAGTGTTTGCCGTCCTGAACAAGATGGATCTGCCCAATGCCGATCCCGACAATGCCAAGGCCGAGATCGAAGACGTGATCGGCATCGACGCCACGGATGCCATTCCCTGCTCGGCCAAGACCGGCATGGGCATCGACGAAATTCTGGAAGCCGTGGTGGCCAAGGTGCCGGCGCCCAAGGGTAATCTGGATGCACCGCTGCGCGCCATGATTGTGGACAGCTGGTTCGACCCCTATGTAGGCGTCGTGATGTTGGTGCGCGTGGTCGACGGTCAGCTCAAGAAGGGCGAGCGCTTCAAGATGATGGCCACGGGCGCTGCCTATGAAGCCAACAGCGTCGGCGTGTTCACCCCGGCCAACCAGCCGCGCGATGCGCTCAAGGCCGGCGAAGTGGGCTACATCATTGCCGGCATCAAGGAGTTGAAGGCCGCCAAGGTCGGCGACACCGTCACGCTGGAAAAAAAACTGCCCAACAACCTGGGCCCGGCCGAAGCGGCGCTGCCCGGCTTCAAGGAAGTCAAACCCCAGGTTTTCGCCGGTCTGTACCCTACCGAAGCCTCTGAATACGACCAGCTGCGCGATGCTCTGGAAAAGCTGCAGCTCAATGATGCGGCGCTGCAATACGAGCCCGAAGTCTCGCAAGCGCTGGGCTTTGGCTTCCGCTGCGGCTTCCTGGGCCTGTTGCACATGGAAATCGTGCAGGAGCGCCTGGAGCGCGAGTTCGATCAGGACCTGATCACGACTGCGCCCAGCGTGGTCTACGAAGTGGTCAAGGCCGATGGCGAAGTCGTCATGGTCGAAAACCCCTCCAAAATGCCCGACCAGGGCCGCATGGAGGAAATCCGCGAGCCTATCGTCACCGTGCATCTGTACATGCCGCAGGACTATGTGGGCCCGGTGATGACGCTGGCCAATCAAAAGCGCGGCGTGCAAAAGAACATGGCCTACCACGGCCGCCAGGTCATGCTCACTTATGAGATGCCGCTGGGCGAAATCGTGCTGGACTTCTTTGACAAGCTCAAATCGGTCTCGCGCGGCTATGCCTCCATGGACTATGAGTTCCTGGAATATCGCGCCTCCGACGTGGTCAAGGTCGACATTCTGCTCAACGGCGAGAAGGTGGACGCGCTGTCCATCATCGTTCACCGCTCCCAGGCCACTTACCGCGGCCGTGCCGTGGTGGCCAAGATGCGCGAAATCATCAGTCGCCAGATGTTCGACGTGGCCATTCAGGCCGCCATCGGCGCCAACATCATTGCGCGCGAAACCGTCAAGGCCATGCGCAAGAACGTGCTGGCCAAGTGCTACGGCGGCGACGTTTCGCGCAAGCGCAAGCTGCTGGAAAAGCAAAAGGCCGGCAAGA
Protein-coding sequences here:
- the lepA gene encoding translation elongation factor 4, with amino-acid sequence MNHIRNFSIIAHIDHGKSTLADRLIQRCGGLAERDMEAQVLDSMDIEKERGITIKAQTAALQYKAKDGNVYNLNLIDTPGHVDFSYEVSRSLSACEGALLVVDASQGVEAQTVANCYTALDLGVEVFAVLNKMDLPNADPDNAKAEIEDVIGIDATDAIPCSAKTGMGIDEILEAVVAKVPAPKGNLDAPLRAMIVDSWFDPYVGVVMLVRVVDGQLKKGERFKMMATGAAYEANSVGVFTPANQPRDALKAGEVGYIIAGIKELKAAKVGDTVTLEKKLPNNLGPAEAALPGFKEVKPQVFAGLYPTEASEYDQLRDALEKLQLNDAALQYEPEVSQALGFGFRCGFLGLLHMEIVQERLEREFDQDLITTAPSVVYEVVKADGEVVMVENPSKMPDQGRMEEIREPIVTVHLYMPQDYVGPVMTLANQKRGVQKNMAYHGRQVMLTYEMPLGEIVLDFFDKLKSVSRGYASMDYEFLEYRASDVVKVDILLNGEKVDALSIIVHRSQATYRGRAVVAKMREIISRQMFDVAIQAAIGANIIARETVKAMRKNVLAKCYGGDVSRKRKLLEKQKAGKKRMKQIGSVEVPQEAFLAILQVED